A genome region from Bifidobacterium coryneforme includes the following:
- a CDS encoding TrmH family RNA methyltransferase, which translates to MRTVRIRSVDDDCLEAYTHLTEMQLRNRLEPSKGLFIAESPKVIARALDAGVEPISFLVEEPWLDGMSSMFNQVDTAFGPDVPVYVASPEQLKSITGYRLHRGALAAMRRWPLPSVDQLCRTATRVAVMENIVDHTNVGALMRSAAALDVDAVLVSPSCSDPLYRRAARVSMGTVFQVPWTRIGGDDKSYWPVQGLEDLHRLGFTTAAMALSDDSINLDDLTARLSPRSSPSDPGHIDKLALVFGTEGDGLSRQTIAHADLTVRIPMSHHVDSLNVAASSAVAFYATRP; encoded by the coding sequence ATGCGCACCGTTCGTATCAGGTCGGTCGACGACGACTGCCTTGAGGCATATACACACCTCACGGAAATGCAGCTGAGGAACAGGCTTGAACCAAGCAAGGGACTGTTCATCGCCGAGTCACCGAAGGTGATTGCCCGCGCCTTGGATGCAGGAGTGGAACCCATCTCCTTCCTGGTGGAGGAACCCTGGTTGGATGGGATGTCCAGCATGTTCAACCAGGTCGATACCGCTTTCGGACCGGATGTCCCCGTCTATGTGGCGAGTCCCGAGCAGTTGAAGTCCATCACAGGATATCGCCTCCACAGGGGTGCCCTGGCTGCCATGCGTCGGTGGCCCCTCCCCTCTGTGGACCAGCTGTGCAGGACCGCAACCAGGGTGGCCGTCATGGAGAACATCGTCGACCATACCAACGTCGGCGCGCTGATGCGGTCTGCGGCAGCCTTGGATGTGGACGCCGTCCTGGTGTCCCCGTCTTGCTCGGATCCGTTGTACAGGCGGGCAGCCCGGGTTTCCATGGGCACGGTCTTTCAGGTGCCCTGGACCCGAATCGGCGGGGATGACAAGAGCTACTGGCCGGTCCAGGGACTGGAGGACCTGCACCGTCTGGGCTTCACGACTGCCGCCATGGCCCTGAGTGACGACTCGATCAACCTCGACGACCTGACCGCACGCCTCTCCCCCCGTTCATCCCCTTCGGATCCCGGACACATCGACAAACTCGCCCTGGTCTTCGGCACAGAGGGTGACGGGCTGTCCAGACAGACCATAGCCCATGCCGACCTGACGGTGCGGATACCCATGAGCCACCATGTGGACAGTCTGAACGTCGCCGCCTCGAGCGCAGTGGCCTTCTACGCGACGCGCCCCTGA
- a CDS encoding PhoH family protein — MGRIESAFPHVNTLIRGNRIVLTATEPGGDREASQVYDLLAELVQAAYQAPLDADQVGRLLDHRRMGDSTLTGAVAVSASGRLPRERRMENNDRMAARRVRPADEDREVGGAGHATEDIANGGSGVHVENLSAVKSDSWNFDSATDGRIVGGNGAKPGQNGDDAIPGGHVADGMTPDTDHRDSLRQAGYDEGTPSEMTFSVASVMRSPLAYSSKGPIRPKTTGQMAYVSSIQTHTITFGIGPAGTGKTYLAVAKAVQAFRAKQVSRIILTRPAVEAGESLGFLPGTLNEKVDPYLRPLYDALSDMLGAERMHHYLSNETIEVAPLAYMRGRTLNDAFVILDEAQNTTRQQMKMFLTRLGFNTKMVITGDITQVDLGLPTSGLATIEEILGGIDDIAFVHLEAGDVVRNRLVGKIVQAYDKAGAKADRRPDKA, encoded by the coding sequence ATGGGTCGAATCGAAAGCGCCTTCCCTCATGTGAATACGCTGATTCGCGGGAACAGGATCGTTCTGACCGCGACCGAGCCAGGGGGGGACAGGGAGGCCAGCCAGGTATACGACCTGCTTGCCGAACTGGTTCAGGCCGCCTATCAGGCACCATTGGATGCCGACCAGGTCGGCAGGCTCCTGGATCACCGTCGTATGGGCGATTCCACCCTGACCGGTGCCGTCGCGGTTTCCGCATCAGGTCGGCTTCCCCGGGAACGTCGTATGGAGAACAATGACCGCATGGCTGCCAGGCGAGTCCGGCCGGCAGATGAAGACCGGGAAGTGGGCGGTGCCGGGCATGCGACTGAAGATATTGCTAACGGTGGTTCCGGTGTTCATGTCGAAAACCTGTCCGCAGTGAAGTCCGACTCGTGGAACTTCGACAGTGCCACGGATGGGAGAATCGTCGGAGGGAACGGAGCGAAGCCGGGACAGAATGGAGACGATGCAATTCCAGGAGGGCATGTGGCTGATGGTATGACGCCGGATACTGATCACCGGGACTCGCTCCGACAGGCAGGATATGACGAAGGAACGCCTTCCGAGATGACCTTCTCCGTGGCATCGGTCATGAGAAGCCCCCTGGCGTACTCGTCAAAAGGCCCCATCCGCCCCAAAACCACAGGCCAGATGGCCTATGTCTCATCCATCCAGACACATACCATCACCTTCGGTATCGGACCGGCGGGAACCGGTAAGACCTATCTGGCAGTGGCCAAGGCGGTGCAGGCCTTCAGGGCCAAACAGGTCAGTCGTATCATCCTCACTCGCCCGGCGGTCGAGGCCGGTGAGAGTCTCGGATTCCTGCCCGGGACCCTGAATGAGAAGGTGGATCCGTATCTCAGGCCTCTCTATGATGCCCTCTCCGACATGCTGGGCGCCGAGAGGATGCACCATTATCTGAGCAACGAGACCATTGAGGTGGCGCCCCTGGCATACATGCGCGGCCGCACCCTCAACGATGCCTTCGTCATCCTGGATGAGGCACAGAACACCACCCGCCAACAGATGAAGATGTTCCTGACCAGGCTTGGATTCAATACCAAGATGGTCATCACCGGCGACATCACCCAGGTCGATCTGGGCCTGCCGACATCAGGACTCGCCACCATCGAGGAGATTCTTGGCGGGATCGACGATATCGCCTTTGTGCATCTGGAGGCAGGGGATGTGGTTCGTAACCGGCTGGTGGGCAAGATCGTACAGGCCTACGACAAGGCGGGGGCAAAGGCAGACAGGAGGCCTGACAAGGCATGA
- a CDS encoding 16S rRNA (uracil(1498)-N(3))-methyltransferase, whose protein sequence is MTAPLFLLDPQQDDTPLASDELHTGWKLELPPRIRRHAIQSMRLTEGNELQLSDGHGLRLQAIIRDASTGLVEVTAVGRESGPRVSLVLVQALAKGGHDESAIDMATQIGVDAVRPWQADRSIAKWKEGRTDRKWRQVLDAATEQSRRAITPELLQAMTSRSLIQDCREAAARGDLTVVLHQDATMAWRDVEAQVAGMAEGGSVRVVIGPEGGISTMEVQAMTEAGAVATALGTNIMRASTAGPVALSLLAGALGRWEG, encoded by the coding sequence ATGACTGCACCACTCTTCCTGTTGGACCCGCAACAAGATGACACCCCCCTTGCAAGCGACGAGCTGCACACGGGATGGAAACTCGAGCTCCCCCCGCGCATCAGGCGGCATGCCATCCAATCGATGAGGCTGACCGAAGGCAATGAGCTGCAACTTTCCGACGGTCATGGGCTCAGGCTCCAGGCCATCATCAGGGACGCTTCGACCGGTCTGGTCGAAGTGACGGCCGTGGGACGGGAGAGCGGGCCCAGGGTGTCTCTGGTCTTGGTCCAGGCCCTGGCAAAAGGGGGTCACGACGAGAGCGCCATAGACATGGCGACCCAGATCGGGGTCGATGCGGTCCGTCCCTGGCAGGCGGACAGGTCCATCGCCAAATGGAAGGAAGGCCGTACCGATCGCAAGTGGCGTCAGGTTCTGGATGCTGCGACCGAGCAGTCCAGACGTGCCATAACGCCGGAACTCCTACAGGCCATGACCAGTCGGTCTCTGATCCAGGACTGCCGCGAGGCGGCTGCCAGAGGTGATCTGACGGTGGTGCTCCACCAGGATGCCACCATGGCCTGGAGGGATGTCGAGGCCCAGGTCGCCGGCATGGCTGAAGGCGGAAGCGTCCGTGTTGTAATCGGTCCGGAAGGGGGGATCAGCACGATGGAGGTTCAGGCCATGACTGAGGCCGGTGCCGTAGCCACTGCCTTGGGTACCAATATCATGCGAGCCTCGACTGCGGGGCCGGTCGCCCTGTCCCTCCTGGCGGGAGCCCTTGGTCGCTGGGAGGGCTGA
- a CDS encoding histidine triad nucleotide-binding protein yields MSDSPRGDDCIFCRIVAGDIPSRKVYEDESVYAFQDAHPKAKVHVLVVPRNHYANVAELAKAEPQTLAHIVEVAQSIADEEFNGAYRLIFNSGEDAGQSVFHVHAHVLTGEVLPE; encoded by the coding sequence ATGAGTGATTCCCCGCGTGGCGATGACTGCATCTTCTGCAGGATTGTTGCAGGTGATATTCCCAGCCGGAAGGTCTACGAAGACGAGAGCGTCTATGCCTTCCAGGACGCCCATCCCAAGGCCAAGGTCCATGTTCTGGTCGTTCCCAGGAACCACTATGCCAATGTGGCCGAGCTGGCCAAGGCCGAGCCTCAGACCTTGGCCCACATCGTCGAGGTGGCACAGTCCATCGCCGACGAGGAGTTCAATGGGGCTTATCGTTTGATCTTCAACTCGGGGGAGGATGCAGGACAGTCGGTCTTCCATGTCCATGCGCACGTCCTGACAGGTGAGGTCCTGCCCGAGTGA